In Apis mellifera strain DH4 linkage group LG10, Amel_HAv3.1, whole genome shotgun sequence, the genomic window gaaaaaaaaaaaattaatttttgatggcatcgcaattttttttcctttagactttaaatttagattaaaaaatttcaaataaaaaaaaccaatttaatcgattagataaattaccattattattaatgttaggGCGAATATTAGTCCATATTGGTCGATGCTGACTCTGTCCAGGAAATCTGACAGGCATTCCTTTGGAGGGTCCAATCGTGACTACATGCggcgaagaagaggaggaatgcGTGGAACCTACAGAGGATGTGgccgacgaagaagaagaagaagttccACTGCCAAAACCAACGTTACCTTGATTCCCATATACGGGATAATATTGACTGAAGGATAGAGCACCAGCGATCCCTGTTAATCCTGCTGCGAACGACACCGACTGACTTTGCGAAATGATACTAAAGAAACAAATACGCGATTcagttgaaaaaagaaaaaattgcatatttatatacttgaaaattagtgaatgaaaaattcattcttgataaattgaattaatcaaCCTAACCCGATGATTTATTTCTCTCGACACGACTTGGAACGAAAACATACCCACTCGTTTGAGACAATGGACGACCGAAACTGTTGCTTTGAGAGTAGCTAACGCCCTCTGGGCCTACTTGAAAGCCGAAAGAGTGCGCATTGTTCCCCGCGTTTGAAACGGACAACGATCGTGCTTTCGTATCGGATTCTTTCATCACTTGCTCCGGTATCAGCTCAGGTGGTGTGTTCCATCGTCGTTCGTCCTCCTCCgtgagaaaaattcgatcatcTGTGGAACGAAGCTTTATGTGACACGTATCTTATCTACGATCCCAGGTGCTTCACTCTTATTACGcagatttctatttcaattggAATCAAGTTAATATTCACTGCACATCGATCATCTACATAGTTCATAACGATTATTCGTAtcgttattatcaattataatggATGTCGGATCGTATGACAGGAAGGAAAgttgttaaagaaaaattacatcgTATAAATTAGGTTAGTCCAAGCAAGTGATTTTTACCTGCCCACGCGACCACCAACACAACAAAACACAACGGCACAACACAACGATGAAAGATGATGCTCCCGGCCATCTCTAAGACCGTTCTGGCTCGAGCACGACCATTCTCCGCCCTTTTTCAATAAGTATGAACGACCTTAAAATCCTTATTGGCATTCGTCTCGCGTCCACTCACGTAATACTCTTGGACGGAGGAATGGAGTTACGATCACGCGGTGACTCGTACAGAGAGAAATGGGATTATCGAGGAACGATCGttaatttcgtataaaattatttcgcgggtatttaaatttatcctcatatttatttgtacaatGCAATCATACGAATCTcgtattcttttttcgttttgtaTTTGTCGAATCACGATACTtgagaattttctaattattttaatttctagtcgaatatttctatatttcttcaaaacaaTGAATTACGTTTCTGGTCTTTCCTGacttcatatttttctccaatgatcgatcgatttcaaattaagtttttaattaagtgACAAacgatatttccatatttttttttttttttttttttttttaccgttgTGTACaggtttaaaatatttcaaacacgTGTTTCTACGGTATATATTATCAGTATAATTAATGTGAGTGAATCATTGAATATTCACCAAGTATTgaatggaatatattataatgttcaaTCGTAGGAAAATATACGGTAAATCATACGAGGCAATCAATATTACGTCTCGTAATAATgaaacgatgaaaataaatattttcctcggattttaatcaattattatacgtGAATGATTCACGTTTCTCGTTCTTTCAATGAACATCTCGATTTGATCACAATTTGTTATTGCATTTCTCAGAACTTTTAAATACgtcacaaaatttttatcaattaatttttcaataatttcaatatttcgaacGCGTGTAATGTTGATTCAACGgaagaatttacaaaataacatAACGAAACGTTGTGAATCGAATCAACAATACGATAAGTTAATTACAGGAGAATGCTAGTTTGAGAATCACTGTGCCCCTGCTGCTCGAGTTGCCCTACATTCGTTCGCGTAGGATGGTTTGCCAGCAGCCAGGGGTAATCGCCGACTTTTCGGTAACCGAGAAACAACcaagattgaattttttgaacgtTCGagcaaaaattcttcaaaattcttatttcactTGCTTTTTCGCATCGAAAGCTTGACAAGCATTTGACATAGAGTCGAGCATTGAAAGtaagattaaagattaaaaattttcgtgaaaacctcgtttaagtaaatttttcaagcAACTTATCGAGGTGAccgttaaattttatcgatcgcgTCCACTGAAGAACGGACGGCGAGCAATCCTTCGGAAGAATAAACAAAGTTTTTTCCGCGCAAACGTGTTATCGGCCTGGACGGTGCGAAATAACGAGGATACGCACAATACGAGTCGACAACTGGCACGTGATTCATTCGTATTGGGCCAGCAGCAAGTTTACACAGCGTCTTGACATTGAACTCGAGCTGTGGACGAGTACTTTGCCTTCGAGCAACGATTATGGACGGACTCTGTAAAAGGGAACGAGCCTCTGGTGTCTGAAAAGCAAAGCGTCTGAAAGATTAATACGCAGAAGGTAATCAACTTTCGCGTATTGGGTATTTCCCGTAGTCGTcacgcacacacacgcacacgctgTGTTCGATTCGTTACACGAttgagaaaattctttttttttttttctctctcaaccAACACGAAAAACACGATAAAGAATTTATCGTGAATTGTTTATCCCGCATGTATCGatgttataattgtataaaatatatttaattttcatcctcTTCGGATGAACATTGAATTTAATCAATCGAATTGTTAACGTGTTAATTCTAatctatagatataaatattgcacAAATTGTGAAACTTTTACGAGAATTCTTtacttttcgaataaaaaagagaaaaaaaatggtgtcttgcgaaatttcaattcaaaattttccattcaacatatcaacaattataattacatctgatcaaacattttattcgtttttcagCAATCGTTTCGCGATGTGGAAGAATATTTCTCAagaaatctttcgaatttcatcgaatttcatcgaaaatttcCGTTATTCTTTCCAAGCTCGCCcagctaataaaataatcgaatcctTGGAATCAATAAACCAGTAATTCTCCGTGCATCTTTCTACGAAAGTTGACGATAAaggtatataatttgttacacGCTACCCAATAATCAAAATCATCGATTATGCAGATTTATAAtcgatcttttaatatttttgcgcTTGcttcaagaaaaagaagaggacgaggaggaggaggaggag contains:
- the LOC726611 gene encoding uncharacterized protein LOC726611, which gives rise to MAGSIIFHRCVVPLCFVVLVVAWADDRIFLTEEDERRWNTPPELIPEQVMKESDTKARSLSVSNAGNNAHSFGFQVGPEGVSYSQSNSFGRPLSQTSGIISQSQSVSFAAGLTGIAGALSFSQYYPVYGNQGNVGFGSGTSSSSSSATSSVGSTHSSSSSPHVVTIGPSKGMPVRFPGQSQHRPIWTNIRPNINNNGPSRMPKLEIEVKPHQHEQKENRFNPIELGISMQETRLNNNRPTIQIHKWRPSNDEIFNNR